From Plasmodium sp. gorilla clade G2 genome assembly, chromosome: 1:
taaatttttcaatattactattttttatgatatttaaTAAGTTTAAATTATTCTCACAATTATTCTTCTCATTAACTTCTTCATAAAATACAGACTTTTTATAAGCACGACTATTACATTTATGactaaaatatttatgattacaaagatatatacaattataatatttatttctacaatcatatatattattataatatataggaCTTAAACATTTATTTACACAAGGATATATATGACTatcacattttatatttacattttttttatgtatttttattttcttatacatatcattattatattgattTTCCACAATTCCTTCTTTcccatatttatattttataaaactaaaaaattttcttttttgtacTCTTATAAAATGTAAAGTAATCACATTATATTGCTTCCTTGATTTTATCATGATAAGGATGTCAATTACTCAAAGGAAgtaatatcaaaaaaaaatatatatatatatatatatatataaacattaaaTCCTGAGGTCATTTGtcgaaaaaaataaatatatatttttttttattatgaggatgatttttatatacatttacaATATAACacacataaaatattacataaatagaaatatatatatatatatatatatatatatatatatatatatatttatttatatatacatattgaaGAACCTGTTATGTTTACACTtacctttttttatatttataaatgtaactatatacttttaaatatttccttcctcctataaatatatatatatatattttttttttcatttatttatatttttatgattttttcttttttattattgtaataaaaaagaataagatgtttaaaggaaataaaataagagtaggaacaataaatatttttaatagcGCTTTTTATACAATCAAAGAAAAACTTTCAGTTTATCCTTTTGAATATAGTCATAATATAGGTCGAAAAAATCTactatataaacatttttttgataataaatttgatattatttgtttacaggtccaaattaaataaatataaaaatataaaaatatatacatatatatatatatatatatattattaatgccTTATATTCACTTATAAAAtgaaacacatatatatatatatttttttttgtaggaAGTAGATTCCTTTATGATTAATgatttaaacaaaaaatttttaGATCATGATTTTATCTTACATACTCCTAAACATGTTAATACAAAGTCGCCAAAAAGTAACAATTGTTGTATAGCCTAtaagtacaaaaaaaaaaaaaaaaaaaaaaaaaaaaaacatacatatatatatatatatatatatatatatatcagtgtgatatttacacatatatgcattttttacattttagaAAATGCTTCAAATTAATACAAGAAAAACAATTTGATAACGAAACTTCTGTGATTAAAAATTTGATCAACTATTCGTCTGAAAGTGGTTGCGAAGTATAATTAACaagagaataatatataatctcATCCTCTATAAAGGAataacatacatacatatatatatatatatatttttttattttttagataCAAGATGCTTTTATAAGGGAACTTTCAAAAAGGACAAGTATGGCAAATATGATTATTCTAGAGTTATCAAATGtatgaataaaattatacttattaaataataaacatatatattaataacatatgtatatatatatatatatatatatatatatatttttatttttattattcaaagCAAACATTCTTAGGGATTTGTAATTGTCATATTCATTGGAATCCATTATATCctgatataaaattatatcacACATATTTAATCATAAGAGATTTCTATAAATTTATAGAAAACACTCTTCAAGATATTCCATTTAttcctttattattattaggaGATTTTAACTCAACTCCTCATATAGTAAACATACAAAatgcattatatatatagaaaccttaattatttttattatgatttattttattatatttcctcaggataataaaaaggagGGTGAAATTATTCAAGAAAGTGGTGTATATGAGTAAGtgattttaaagaaaaattcaaaaagaaggataataattaatatatatatatatatatgtattttccATTTGTTTCAATTTTAGACTCATAACAACTGGAAGGATATCAAATAATCACGCCCACCATccagtaatatatatatatatatatatatatatatatatatatatatatgtttatttatttatatttatttatatttatttatatttatttattttttataactcATGTGAAATCTATATTTCATCAGtcacattatatatttcatctcATTTTAGGCACGATTAAGAAAAAGTGAAGCCTTTTATTCTTATCCAGAATTAAAAATACCCCCTTTTAAAAGCGTATTCAAAgaggtaataatataaaaaatataaaataaatttagatataaaaaaaaaaaaaaaaaaaaagaaaaaaaaaaaagtacctttcaaaataacatatacatataaacaatcatctttatatttacatatagaTAAATGGTAAGGAACCAGAATTTACAAATAAAACACCTTCTTTTGAAGGATGTAtagattatattttttacaaagaACTGATACCTATATCAACAGAAACAATCCCAAGAAACATAAAGTAAGTTTGATAGTTTtacaattataaataaaagattaTACATGTACTAATcatttcataaaatatatatatatatatatatattatatttttgtgtgtattttatttttgattttttttcttttcattttagGGATATCAAAATGTTACCAAATGAGCATTTCCCATCAGATCATGTAATGCTGACATCagaattttttattgtttgaaaaaatataaaacgaaaataaaaaaatattaacaattatgaaaaaaaatatatatatatgtaaacgtttttatatattttttatatattttttattttatatatttttttttttttattttatttttttttgttatctaTTTGCATatcttatataaattttatctTTCTCCTTTTTAACACAAGATAAACCCTCTTGCATATAATCCTTACTACATTTACATATTTCCAATATATGATATGTATTACCCCCAACAGTTATCATATCATCAAAATCATAACTTATAGCATTGTATTCTAAATTAGTTATAAAACTTGTTTTATTACGCT
This genomic window contains:
- a CDS encoding carbon catabolite repressor protein 4, putative, which produces MFKGNKIRVGTINIFNSAFYTIKEKLSVYPFEYSHNIGRKNLLYKHFFDNKFDIICLQEVDSFMINDLNKKFLDHDFILHTPKHVNTKSPKSNNCCIAYKKCFKLIQEKQFDNETSVIKNLINYSSESGCEIQDAFIRELSKRTSMANMIILELSNQTFLGICNCHIHWNPLYPDIKLYHTYLIIRDFYKFIENTLQDIPFIPLLLLGDFNSTPHIDNKKEGEIIQESGVYELITTGRISNNHAHHPARLRKSEAFYSYPELKIPPFKSVFKEINGKEPEFTNKTPSFEGCIDYIFYKELIPISTETIPRNIKDIKMLPNEHFPSDHVMLTSEFFIV